A genomic stretch from Oreochromis aureus strain Israel breed Guangdong linkage group 17, ZZ_aureus, whole genome shotgun sequence includes:
- the lrrc40 gene encoding leucine-rich repeat-containing protein 40 isoform X1, with protein sequence MSRFKGGCKDSLAGFKVQTSEPTVPYGLLKAARKSGQLNLSSRGLKEVPQNVFRLNIDTPEEAQQNVSFGAADRWWEQTDLTKLLLSSNQITLLSDDIRLLSGLTTLDLHDNQLSSLPSALGELQNLQQLRLSHNQLHSLPVEMCTLKNLRSLTLQQNLLENLPEDLGQLVNLTELDVSSNQLKSLPSSFGGLVSLQKVNLCHNQLSGLPDSLARLTNVKLLDCSDNQLTEIPASLSEMLALEQLYLRHNKLRLLPKLPAPALKELYVGNNQIEQLQTEQLSCLSAISLLELRNNKIKIVPEEITLLSTLTRLDLTNNDITSLPASLSLLPNLNVLLLEGNPLRGIRRDILSKGTGELLKYLRGRVKEEPEKTDGGDTAMMLPSQARVNVHDIKTLKLLAYSDKQAGSIPEELFDAAADQSIATVNFSKNQLTSVPPRLLEFQSSLSEINLGFNRLISCSPDICKLLQLTHIDLRNNQLSDLPSEIQNLTKLRSIILIYNRFKSFPDVLYETLSLETILLANNQVCEVDPSRLMKLTHLSTLDLANNDLLNIPPELGLCTSLRCLSLEGNPFRTPRAAIVAKGTDALMEYLRSRIPT encoded by the exons ATGTCTCGATTCAAAGGGGGGTGTAAGGATTCTCTGGCGGGCTTTAAGGTGCAAACGTCAGAGCCGACTGTTCCGTACGGCCTGCTGAAGGCGGCCAGGAAGAGCGGGCAGCTCAACCTGTCCAGCCGAGGACTGAAAGAAG TTCCCCAGAACGTCTTTCGTCTAAACATCGACACACCAGAGGAAGCCCAGCAGAATGTGTCCTTTGGAGCAGCAGATCGCTGGTGGGAGCAGACAGACCTCACAAAACTACTGCTCTCATCCAATCAGATTACATTATTGTCAGATGACATCAGACTGCTGTCTGGACTGACTACACTGGAT CTACATGACAACCAGTTGAGTAGTTTACCCAGTGCTTTGGGAGAACTGCAGAATCTTCAACAGCTGCGActcag TCATAATCAGCTACACTCACTGCCAGTTGAGATGTGTACTCTAAAGAACCTCCGTAGCCTCACACTGCAGCAGAATCTGCTGGAGAACCTGCCAGAGGATCTGGGACAGCTCGTGAACCTCACAGAGCTG GACGTGTCCAGCAACCAGCTGAAGAGCCTGCCCTCCAGTTTCGGGGGTCTCGTCAGTTTGCAGAAAGTGAACCTGTGTCACAACCAGCTTAGCGGTCTCCCAGACAGCCTAGCCCGGCTCACAA atgttAAGCTGCTGGACTGCAGTGACAATCAGCTGACTGAGATTCCTGCAAGCCTATCAGAGATGCTCGCTCTGGAGCAGCTTTACCTTAGACATAACAAGCTCCGCCTCCTCCCAAAGCTCCCTGCACCTGCGCTCAAG gagttATATGTGGGGAACAACCAAATTGAGCAGTTGCAGACGGAGCAGCTATCCTGCCTGTCTGCCATCTCTCTTCTGGAACTCAGAAACAACAAGATCAAAATAGTCCCTGAGGAGATCACTTTACTGAGTACGCTAACACGCCTTGACCTCACCAACAATGACATTACCAG CCTTCCAGCGTCACTCAGCCTGCTGCCCAACctgaacgtgctgctgttggAGGGAAACCCTCTGCGAGGAATCAGGAGAGACATCCTCTCT AAAGGAACCGGTGAACTTCTGAAGTATTTGAGAGGAAGAGTTAAAG aggAGCCTGAAAAAACAGATGGAGGAGATACAGCTATGATGTTACCCAGCCAGGCCAGGGTCAATGTGCATGACATTAAAACTCTCAAGCTGTTGGCATACAG TGACAAGCAAGCAGGGAGTATCCCAGAGGAGCTGTTTGATGCTGCAGCTGATCAGAGCATTGCTACAGTTAACTTCAGCAAAAACCAGCTGACTTCAGTTCCTCCCAG GCTGCTGGAATTCCAGTCTTCGCTGTCAGAAATCAATCTGGGTTTCAACAGACTGATCAGCTGTTCACCTGACATCTGCAAGTTACTCCAGCTTACACACATCGATCTCCG GAATAATCAGCTGAGTGATTTACCGTCTGAAATCCAGAACTTAACTAAACTACGTTCCATTATCCTCATTTACAACAG GTTCAAATCCTTCCCTGACGTCCTGTATGAGACCCTTTCTCTGGAGACTATATTGCTTGCCAATAACCAGGTGTGTGAGGTAGATCCTAGTCGTCTGATGAAATTGACTCATCTGTCAACACTAGATCTGGCAAACAATGACCTGCTCAACATCCCTCCTGAGCTGGGCCTGTGTACCAGCCTCAG GTGTCTGAGTCTGGAGGGAAATCCTTTCCGCACACCCAGAGCAGCAATTGTGGCCAAAGGAACAGATGCACTGATGGAGTATCTGCGCAGCCGCATACCAACATGA
- the lrrc40 gene encoding leucine-rich repeat-containing protein 40 isoform X2 encodes MSRFKGGCKDSLAGFKVQTSEPTVPYGLLKAARKSGQLNLSSRGLKEVPQNVFRLNIDTPEEAQQNVSFGAADRWWEQTDLTKLLLSSNQITLLSDDIRLLSGLTTLDLHDNQLSSLPSALGELQNLQQLRLSHNQLHSLPVEMCTLKNLRSLTLQQNLLENLPEDLGQLVNLTELDVSSNQLKSLPSSFGGLVSLQKVNLCHNQLSGLPDSLARLTNVKLLDCSDNQLTEIPASLSEMLALEQLYLRHNKLRLLPKLPAPALKELYVGNNQIEQLQTEQLSCLSAISLLELRNNKIKIVPEEITLLSTLTRLDLTNNDITSLPASLSLLPNLNVLLLEGNPLRGIRRDILSKGTGELLKYLRGRVKEEPEKTDGGDTAMMLPSQARVNVHDIKTLKLLAYSDKQAGSIPEELFDAAADQSIATVNFSKNQLTSVPPRLLEFQSSLSEINLGFNRLISCSPDICKLLQLTHIDLRAADPFHTPHHCKPLPTFSLWSLPSCPV; translated from the exons ATGTCTCGATTCAAAGGGGGGTGTAAGGATTCTCTGGCGGGCTTTAAGGTGCAAACGTCAGAGCCGACTGTTCCGTACGGCCTGCTGAAGGCGGCCAGGAAGAGCGGGCAGCTCAACCTGTCCAGCCGAGGACTGAAAGAAG TTCCCCAGAACGTCTTTCGTCTAAACATCGACACACCAGAGGAAGCCCAGCAGAATGTGTCCTTTGGAGCAGCAGATCGCTGGTGGGAGCAGACAGACCTCACAAAACTACTGCTCTCATCCAATCAGATTACATTATTGTCAGATGACATCAGACTGCTGTCTGGACTGACTACACTGGAT CTACATGACAACCAGTTGAGTAGTTTACCCAGTGCTTTGGGAGAACTGCAGAATCTTCAACAGCTGCGActcag TCATAATCAGCTACACTCACTGCCAGTTGAGATGTGTACTCTAAAGAACCTCCGTAGCCTCACACTGCAGCAGAATCTGCTGGAGAACCTGCCAGAGGATCTGGGACAGCTCGTGAACCTCACAGAGCTG GACGTGTCCAGCAACCAGCTGAAGAGCCTGCCCTCCAGTTTCGGGGGTCTCGTCAGTTTGCAGAAAGTGAACCTGTGTCACAACCAGCTTAGCGGTCTCCCAGACAGCCTAGCCCGGCTCACAA atgttAAGCTGCTGGACTGCAGTGACAATCAGCTGACTGAGATTCCTGCAAGCCTATCAGAGATGCTCGCTCTGGAGCAGCTTTACCTTAGACATAACAAGCTCCGCCTCCTCCCAAAGCTCCCTGCACCTGCGCTCAAG gagttATATGTGGGGAACAACCAAATTGAGCAGTTGCAGACGGAGCAGCTATCCTGCCTGTCTGCCATCTCTCTTCTGGAACTCAGAAACAACAAGATCAAAATAGTCCCTGAGGAGATCACTTTACTGAGTACGCTAACACGCCTTGACCTCACCAACAATGACATTACCAG CCTTCCAGCGTCACTCAGCCTGCTGCCCAACctgaacgtgctgctgttggAGGGAAACCCTCTGCGAGGAATCAGGAGAGACATCCTCTCT AAAGGAACCGGTGAACTTCTGAAGTATTTGAGAGGAAGAGTTAAAG aggAGCCTGAAAAAACAGATGGAGGAGATACAGCTATGATGTTACCCAGCCAGGCCAGGGTCAATGTGCATGACATTAAAACTCTCAAGCTGTTGGCATACAG TGACAAGCAAGCAGGGAGTATCCCAGAGGAGCTGTTTGATGCTGCAGCTGATCAGAGCATTGCTACAGTTAACTTCAGCAAAAACCAGCTGACTTCAGTTCCTCCCAG GCTGCTGGAATTCCAGTCTTCGCTGTCAGAAATCAATCTGGGTTTCAACAGACTGATCAGCTGTTCACCTGACATCTGCAAGTTACTCCAGCTTACACACATCGATCTCCG TGCTGCAGACCCATTTCACACACCACATCACTGCAAACCACTGCCAACATTTTCGCTCTGGAGTCTCCCGTCCTGTCCTGTTTAA